The Solibacillus isronensis sequence CCGTCGGAAACTTTTACTTTTTCAGTAGGTTTTTTGAAAAAGTAAAAAACGATAATCAGGACAAAAGCCTGACTATCGTTTGAACAGTCGGATTCTATCCACATCCCTACGCAAGTGCTAACTTACAGGTTCAAAGAGTCAGTGCAATCCCGTGCACAATCTCAGCCGACTTTCTCGGCACCCCTTGTGGTACATCTAATTTTTATTGTTTGAACATGCTCATTGTAACCAATATTTTTACAACTTTCAACAGCTATTATTTTGAAACGTACTAGAATTACATATAATAGATACGAAGGAGTGATAAATAATGGATCAATCGAAAGGTTTAAGTGCACTGAGCTATTTAAGCTTTTATTTTGCACCGTTTATTTTACCGTTAATTATATTTATTGTTACGAAAGATGCTGCCGTTAAAGGCCATTCTAAAAAAGCTTTTATTACACAACTCATACCTATACTTTTAGGGATTCTGTACATGATTTACTTTTTCACTTCCGTTCTTTCCCGAAATGATACTTTGATCTTGAGCATTCAGGATTTTTTCATAAGTTCACATTTTATCGGATTTATTCTTTTAGTTGTTATTACGTTCATCCTGGCGATATGG is a genomic window containing:
- a CDS encoding DUF4870 domain-containing protein, encoding MDQSKGLSALSYLSFYFAPFILPLIIFIVTKDAAVKGHSKKAFITQLIPILLGILYMIYFFTSVLSRNDTLILSIQDFFISSHFIGFILLVVITFILAIWNLAQAIKVLR